Below is a window of Candidatus Methanomethylicota archaeon DNA.
GGTAAGTGCAATTGCGGAAAAGTATGGGATAGTCTATGCAATACTATTCGGCTCCATTGTGGAAGGTAGGTTCATTAAGGGTGAAAGCGACATTGACTTAGCAGTAAAGGTAGATAAATTGGATAAGAGTGAACTCTTCAACTTCTTAAAGAATTTTATAAGAGACATGGAGATGGACAATCTCGATGTTGTAGTGATAAACTTTGCTCCATTCAGCTTAAACTATGAAATCCTAATGAGGGGGAAGGTTGTCTTCTGCAAGGATGAAGATGAACTATTCGAGGATAGACTTAGAATCATAAAGTTGTATGATGATTGGCTCCACTTCTCCAAAGTATTCGAAGAGAGGGAACTAAGGAAGGTGATGAAATGAAGCCAAATATGCTGAAGAGATTGGAACGCTTCAATAGGGGGATTGAAATTCTAAATGAATTAAAACGATATGGAAGGGAGGAATTCTGCAGAGATGTAAAAGTTCTATCGATAGCTGAGAGAAATTTACAAGTTTGCACGGAATT
It encodes the following:
- a CDS encoding nucleotidyltransferase domain-containing protein, encoding VSAIAEKYGIVYAILFGSIVEGRFIKGESDIDLAVKVDKLDKSELFNFLKNFIRDMEMDNLDVVVINFAPFSLNYEILMRGKVVFCKDEDELFEDRLRIIKLYDDWLHFSKVFEERELRKVMK